In Vigna unguiculata cultivar IT97K-499-35 chromosome 3, ASM411807v1, whole genome shotgun sequence, a single genomic region encodes these proteins:
- the LOC114178813 gene encoding DEAD-box ATP-dependent RNA helicase 22 — protein MIVTRSALMLHLQNPPIRYHFFSHFLNPTFPSVFKPRPFSLTTLRQTHARPFVSAVASASSSQVSNGRDTFFAEENVSWTALGLSDTISRALSDIGLNRPSLVQASSVPSVMSGKDVVIAAETGSGKTYSYLVPLIDKLRDAQEHSLHAMSDQEGTPTQKVLLILCPNVQLCEQVVRMASSLRRDDGEAIVSVAAICGRQGWPIREPDVIVTTPAALLNYVDLDRTRRMQFMRGVKYVVFDEADMLLCGSFQNKVIRLINLLRFDEKVLSRSKKSVAEFSMKPESSLSSEDAFEEGEDELQIEATLEEDDTDKEDDIVDINNEDTSVKQRDWRRVRKTYERSKQYVFVAATLPVNGKKTAGGILKYMFPDAEWVCGNYLHCHNPRLEQKWIEVTVDTQVDELIKAVNHSFRSEDLVNAGGIHRTMVFANTVEAVEAVAKILLRSGIECSRYHKNCTLEERAQTLVDFHDKGGVLVCTDAAARGVDIPNVLHVIQADFATSAVDFLHRVGRTARAGQIGLVTSMYTESNRELVDAVRWAEKRGQPVETAFSRKRSFRNKLKKRGTNKVRDSTTNKERVLA, from the exons ATGATTGTCACTCGTTCTGCTTTGATGCTTCATCTCCAAAACCCACCAATTCGCTACCATTTCTTCTCCCACTTCCTCAATCCAACCTTCCCTTCTGTATTCAAACCTCGTCCCTTCTCTCTAACCACTCTACGCCAAACACATGCCAGACCCTTTGTTAGTGCTGTTGCATCAGCTTCATCATCACAAGTTTCCAATGGCAGAGACACTTTCTTCGCAGAAGAAAACGTTTCCTGGACTGCACTCGGTCTCTCTGATACTATTTCTAGAGCGCTCTCTGATATTGGCCTCAATAGACCTTCTCTCGTTCAG GCTTCTTCAGTACCGTCTGTGATGTCAGGGAAGGATGTTGTTATTGCCGCGGAGACTGGGAGTGGTAAGACATACAGTTACCTAGTTCCTCTTATTGATAAGCTAAGGGATGCCCAGGAACATTCTCTACATGCTATGTCTGATCAGGAAGGGACCCCGACACAGAAAGTTCTGCTCATCCTTTGTCCGAATGTGCAACTTTGTGAGCAGGTAGTTAGGATGGCCAGCAGTCTACGTAGGGATGATGGTGAGGCGATAGTCAGTGTGGCTGCTATTTGTGGTAGGCAG GGATGGCCAATTCGGGAACCTGATGTCATTGTGACAACACCTGCTGCCCTTCTGAATTATGTTGACCTTGATAGAACCCGCCGCATGCAATTTATGCGTGGTGTTAAATATGTG GTGTTTGATGAAGCCGACATGCTTCTATGTGGGAGCTTCCAGAATAAAGTAATCCGCTTGATAAACTTGCTCCGCTTCGATGAGAAAGTCTTGTCTCGATCAAAAAAATCAGTAGCAGAGTTTTCAATGAAACCTGAATCTTCCTTGTCATCAGAAGATGCTTTTGAAGAAGGTGAAGATGAACTACAAATCGAAGCCACCTTAGAAGAGGATGACACTGATAAAGAGGATGATATTGTTGATATTAATAATGAAGACACATCTGTTAAACAAAGAGACTGGAGGAGAGTGAGAAAAACATATGAGCGTAGTAAACAGTATGTTTTTGTTGCTGCTACACTTCCAGTGAATGGAAAGAAGACAGCTGGAGGGATATTGAAATATATGTTTCCTGATGCTGAGTGGGTTTGTGGGAACTATCTTCATTGCCACAATCCgag ATTGGAACAAAAATGGATAGAAGTTACCGTTGATACTCAAGTGGATGAACTCATAAAGGCTGTGAATCACAGTTTCAGATCTGAAGATTTGGTTAATGCTGGTGGCATTCACAGAACAATGGTGTTTGCGAACACTGTTGAGGCTGTTGAAGCTGTGGCAAAGATATTACTCCGATCTGGAATTGAATGTTCACGCTATCATAAGAATTGCACATTGGAAGAGCGAGCACAGACCTTAGTTGATTTTCATGATAAAGGTGGTGTTCTTGTATGTACTGATGCTGCTGCTCGTGGtgttgatattccaaatgtttTACATGTTATTCAG GCGGATTTTGCTACTTCTGCTGTAGACTTTTTGCATAGGGTTGGTCGTACAGCTAGAGCTGGTCAAATTGGACTTGTTACTAGCATGTACACAGAATCCAACAGGGAACTTGTCGATGCAGTTCGTTGGGCTGAGAAACGTGGTCAACCTGtg GAAACTGCATTTAGCAGGAAAAGAAGCTTCCGCAACAAGCTCAAGAAGAGGG GTACTAACAAAGTCAGAGATTCAACAACTAATAAAGAGAGAGTACTAGCATGA